Proteins from one Gossypium raimondii isolate GPD5lz chromosome 8, ASM2569854v1, whole genome shotgun sequence genomic window:
- the LOC105790160 gene encoding protein WHAT'S THIS FACTOR 9, mitochondrial, producing MKFPNHVIHRRHRGSRTFMDGAAATTAVKFVRDRGLDHAVEREKNLRPLLNVKNLIKSEPSKSLPISIISQNKDSLKIPSRPIEFIRKYPSVFHEFLPGGIGIHPHIKLTQEVLDIDADEHLVYESDSYRQLVANRLLKLLMISRMNKIPINILDKLKWDLGLPQNYLKTLVPDFPDCFRVVGSNESGQLELVCWSDELAVSILEKKAMEGGSGYSKGMPLAFPVKFSKGFEMDKKVKKWWDDWQKLPYVSPYENALHLSPKTDESDKWAAAVLHEILNLFVAKKAERDDVLCIGEYLGIRSRFKRVLLHHPHIFYLSSKIGTYTVVLKEAYKRGLLIENNPLMNVRNRYLHLMHTVKEHGKDISMSPGTNQEKKAASNASKKEAGDDDSEEENNGLSVSFSGSETENGDSDEEEDQFKGGRRGSREAVALSRRTTTTSKRKNGDLKTHLGDGEGERAMGRWHSRTKPKVPQPLNASTNVHRRSQQRSSS from the coding sequence ATGAAGTTTCCGAACCACGTTATACACAGGCGCCACCGCGGCAGCAGGACCTTCATGGACGGTGCCGCCGCCACCACTGCCGTCAAATTCGTCAGAGACCGCGGCCTAGACCATGCAGTGGAGCGAGAGAAGAACCTTCGTCCACTCCTAAACGTTAAGAACCTCATCAAATCGGAGCCATCAAAGTCCCTTCCCATCTCCATAATCTCTCAGAACAAAGACTCACTCAAAATCCCTTCTCGACCCATCGAATTCATCCGCAAATACCCATCGGTCTTCCACGAATTCCTCCCCGGCGGAATCGGAATCCACCCCCATATCAAGTTGACTCAAGAAGTACTCGATATCGATGCCGATGAGCATTTGGTTTACGAGAGTGATTCTTACAGGCAATTAGTAGCTAATAGGCTTTTGAAACTGTTGATGATATCGAGAATGAACAAAATCCCCATCAACATCCTCGATAAACTGAAATGGGATCTAGGTCTTCCTCAAAATTACTTGAAAACCCTCGTCCCGGATTTCCCTGACTGCTTTCGGGTCGTCGGGTCCAATGAATCGGGTCAATTGGAATTGGTTTGTTGGAGTGATGAATTGGCTGTTTCGATTCTTGAAAAGAAGGCTATGGAAGGAGGGTCTGGGTATTCCAAAGGGATGCCTTTAGCATTTCCAGTGAAGTTTTCAAAGGGATTTGAGATGGATAAGAAGGTGAAAAAATGGTGGGATGATTGGCAGAAATTGCCTTACGTTTCACCATACGAGAATGCTCTTCATCTTTCACCAAAAACTGATGAATCTGATAAATGGGCAGCTGCTGTTTTGcatgaaattttgaatcttttcgTAGCTAAAAAGGCAGAGAGGGATGATGTGTTGTGTATTGGGGAATATTTGGGGATAAGGTCAAGGTTCAAGAGAGTTTTGCTTCACCATCCACACATTTTTTACTTGTCCAGTAAGATTGGAACTTATACTGTTGTTTTGAAGGAGGCTTATAAAAGGGGTTTGCTGATTGAGAATAATCCATTGATGAACGTTAGGAATCGGTATCTTCATCTTATGCACACTGTTAAAGAACATGGTAAAGACATTTCTATGTCTCCAGGAACCAATCAAGAAAAGAAAGCAGCGAGTAATGCATCCAAAAAGGAAGCTGGTGATGATGATAGTGAAGAGGAGAATAATGGactttcagtttctttttctggTTCAGAAACTGAGAATGGTGATAGTGATGAGGAAGAGGATCAATTCAAAGGCGGCCGGCGTGGTTCTCGTGAAGCTGTTGCACTTAGTAgaagaacaacaacaacaagTAAGAGGAAGAATGGGGACTTGAAAACTCATTTGGGTGATGGTGAAGGTGAAAGGGCAATGGGAAGATGGCATAGTAGGACTAAACCCAAAGTTCCACAACCACTAAATGCTTCTACTAATGTCCATAGGAGATCTCAACAGAGATCTTCAAGTTGA
- the LOC105790161 gene encoding G-type lectin S-receptor-like serine/threonine-protein kinase At5g35370 isoform X1 — MAAFSIFVFLSGLFVTSSGGLYSHSIRPNFTASFITLVDNSGAFLLSPNATFRAAISNYPDQQLPQFYFSIIHSSTNTIIWTANRGRPVSDSAKVLLTPNGLVITNNFDQIVWSTPSLDSPVAFLQLDDSGNLILLDQQNISLWESFNYPTDTLVRGQRLPVGIDFFAGEYQLLLTGSDAFLQWNGMTYWQLSMDNQAFKESNVLMSFMAVNGSGLYWVGDDGSTIVFKVPLAPIDAAGLEFIYAKLGSNGKFTISSFDGNNLIPNLQIPVENCRTPSICEKIGFCNGDKRPETCLCPSAFHNGIDGCVPINPLLTLPKACNTSNSYGNETNNQVSYMEIGDAIDYFSTNFIEPLSQRISLLNCQLLCSRNCSCLGVLYGNSSGSCYPIWNNVGSIFSSTFGLGQDFSGYVKAMTLSSNINLSSKTDTDNKFSVLGSVLIPSLGTLVLVVLVIGFSWWKTRKWHSRAAVVRLGSKASFSMEIDLLSIAGLPVKFEYEELATATDNFTTQIGSGGFGTVYRGVLPDESVVAVKRITNLGVEGKKDFCTEIAIIGNIHHINLVKLKGFCLQGKQRFLVLEYMNKGSLDHVIFNNESVLEWKERFKIAVGTARGLAYLHSGCQHKIIHCDVKPENILLHEENLHQNLQVKISDFGISKLLTPEQSNLLTTLRGTRGYLAPEWLTSSGISEKSDVFSYGMVLLEIVRGRRNFSIQPCAPLSGTELKRLYFPLLALEMHEQKRYMELVDPKLNGRAESDEVERLVQVALCCVQMQPWQRPTMSNVVGMLEGSLPVEQPRIESLNFLRIYGGRYASVLTTSTDGCNEQNEFIMDYHQSSNDC; from the coding sequence ATGGCCGCCTTTTCCATCTTTGTCTTCTTGTCCGGGTTGTTTGTTACCTCCTCAGGTGGTCTCTACAGTCACTCCATCCGCCCCAACTTCACTGCTTCATTCATCACCTTGGTTGACAACAGTGGTGCCTTCTTGCTATCTCCCAACGCTACCTTCCGAGCTGCCATTTCAAATTACCCAGACCAACAGCTACCTCAGTTCTATTTCTCAATCATCCACTCGTCTACCAACACCATCATATGGACAGCTAACAGAGGCAGACCTGTTTCAGATTCTGCCAAAGTTTTGCTAACTCCCAATGGACTCGTCATCACCAATAACTTCGATCAGATCGTGTGGTCAACGCCGAGCCTTGACTCTCCTGTTGCATTCCTTCAACTTGATGACTCGGGAAATCTCATTCTGCTTGATCAACAAAACATTTCGTTATGGGAAAGTTTCAACTACCCTACTGACACTCTCGTAAGGGGCCAAAGATTGCCTGTTGGTATAGACTTCTTTGCTGGTGAATACCAGCTTTTGCTCACCGGTTCTGATGCTTTTTTGCAGTGGAATGGGATGACGTATTGGCAGTTGTCAATGGATAACCAAGCTTTCAAGGAGTCGAATGTGCTGATGTCTTTCATGGCGGTTAATGGCAGCGGTTTATATTGGGTCGGAGATGATGGTTCAACCATAGTCTTTAAGGTGCCATTGGCTCCTATTGATGCTGCAGGATTGGAGTTTATATATGCAAAGTTGGGGTCCAATGGGAAGTTCACCATTAGCAGCTTTGATGGGAACAATTTGATCCCGAACTTACAAATTCCAGTTGAAAATTGTAGAACTCCATCTATTTGTGAGAAAATCGGTTTCTGCAACGGTGACAAAAGGCCCGAAACCTGTTTATGCCCATCAGCTTTCCACAATGGAATCGATGGTTGTGTGCCAATTAATCCTTTGCTCACTTTGCCTAAAGCTTGCAATACCAGTAATTCTTATGGTAATGAAACCAATAATCAGGTTTCCTATATGGAAATAGGGGATGCCATAGACTATTTCTCGACGAATTTCATAGAGCCACTAAGTCAACGAATCAGTTTATTGAACTGTCAACTGCTATGCTCTCGGAACTGTTCTTGCTTAGGGGTTCTCTATGGAAATTCTTCCGGTTCTTGTTATCCGATTTGGAACAATGTCGGATCCATCTTTTCAAGCACCTTTGGTCTTGGCCAAGACTTTTCAGGCTACGTAAAGGCCATGACTCTATCTTCTAATATAAACCTGAGCTCTAAGACCGATACTGATAATAAATTCTCAGTACTGGGTTCGGTCCTAATACCTTCATTAGGGACTCTTGTACTGGTTGTCCTTGTTATAGGATTCTCATGGTGGAAAACAAGAAAATGGCATTCCAGAGCTGCAGTAGTAAGATTAGGCTCGAAAGCCTCATTTTCAATGGAGATCGATTTACTATCTATTGCAGGTTTACCGGTTAAGTTCGAGTACGAGGAGCTTGCAACTGCAACAGACAACTTCACAACACAAATCGGTAGCGGTGGATTTGGAACTGTTTACAGAGGTGTTTTGCCAGATGAATCAGTTGTGGCAGTGAAAAGGATCACCAATTTGGGAGTTGAAGGAAAGAAGGATTTTTGCACTGAGATAGCAATCATAGGAAACATTCACCATATCAATCTTGTTAAACTGAAAGGATTTTGCTTGCAAGGCAAGCAACGGTTTCTGGTATTAGAATACATGAACAAGGGATCATTGGACCATGTTATCTTCAATAATGAATCGGTTCTCGAATGGAAAGAAAGATTCAAGATTGCAGTCGGAACCGCAAGGGGACTTGCTTATTTGCACAGTGGGTGCCAACACAAGATAATCCATTGTGATGTGAAACCAGAAAACATTCTGCTACACGAAGAAAATTTACACCAAAATTTACAAGTGAAGATATCAGATTTTGGGATTTCGAAGCTTCTAACACCTGAACAGTCGAACCTTCTTACGACATTGAGGGGAACTCGAGGATATCTAGCTCCCGAATGGCTAACAAGCTCGGGTATATCAGAAAAGAGCGACGTTTTCAGTTATGGGATGGTTTTACTTGAAATTGTGAGAGGAAGAAGGAATTTCTCCATACAACCTTGTGCGCCATTATCGGGTACGGAGCTCAAGAGACTGTATTTCCCATTACTGGCATTAGAAATGCATGAGCAGAAGAGATATATGGAGCTTGTGGATCCAAAATTGAACGGAAGGGCTGAGAGTGATGAGGTTGAGAGACTTGTACAAGTGGCCTTATGCTGCGTGCAGATGCAACCATGGCAGAGGCCGACTATGTCAAATGTGGTCGGCATGTTGGAAGGGAGTCTGCCAGTTGAGCAGCCGAGAATTGAATCATTGAACTTTTTGCGAATCTACGGCGGAAGATATGCTTCAGTATTGACCACTTCCACCGATGGATGCAATGAGCAAAATGAGTTCATTATGGACTATCATCAGTCATCAAATGACTGCTAG
- the LOC105790161 gene encoding G-type lectin S-receptor-like serine/threonine-protein kinase At5g35370 isoform X2: MAAFSIFVFLSGLFVTSSGGLYSHSIRPNFTASFITLVDNSGAFLLSPNATFRAAISNYPDQQLPQFYFSIIHSSTNTIIWTANRGRPVSDSAKVLLTPNGLVITNNFDQIVWSTPSLDSPVAFLQLDDSGNLILLDQQNISLWESFNYPTDTLWNGMTYWQLSMDNQAFKESNVLMSFMAVNGSGLYWVGDDGSTIVFKVPLAPIDAAGLEFIYAKLGSNGKFTISSFDGNNLIPNLQIPVENCRTPSICEKIGFCNGDKRPETCLCPSAFHNGIDGCVPINPLLTLPKACNTSNSYGNETNNQVSYMEIGDAIDYFSTNFIEPLSQRISLLNCQLLCSRNCSCLGVLYGNSSGSCYPIWNNVGSIFSSTFGLGQDFSGYVKAMTLSSNINLSSKTDTDNKFSVLGSVLIPSLGTLVLVVLVIGFSWWKTRKWHSRAAVVRLGSKASFSMEIDLLSIAGLPVKFEYEELATATDNFTTQIGSGGFGTVYRGVLPDESVVAVKRITNLGVEGKKDFCTEIAIIGNIHHINLVKLKGFCLQGKQRFLVLEYMNKGSLDHVIFNNESVLEWKERFKIAVGTARGLAYLHSGCQHKIIHCDVKPENILLHEENLHQNLQVKISDFGISKLLTPEQSNLLTTLRGTRGYLAPEWLTSSGISEKSDVFSYGMVLLEIVRGRRNFSIQPCAPLSGTELKRLYFPLLALEMHEQKRYMELVDPKLNGRAESDEVERLVQVALCCVQMQPWQRPTMSNVVGMLEGSLPVEQPRIESLNFLRIYGGRYASVLTTSTDGCNEQNEFIMDYHQSSNDC; this comes from the exons ATGGCCGCCTTTTCCATCTTTGTCTTCTTGTCCGGGTTGTTTGTTACCTCCTCAGGTGGTCTCTACAGTCACTCCATCCGCCCCAACTTCACTGCTTCATTCATCACCTTGGTTGACAACAGTGGTGCCTTCTTGCTATCTCCCAACGCTACCTTCCGAGCTGCCATTTCAAATTACCCAGACCAACAGCTACCTCAGTTCTATTTCTCAATCATCCACTCGTCTACCAACACCATCATATGGACAGCTAACAGAGGCAGACCTGTTTCAGATTCTGCCAAAGTTTTGCTAACTCCCAATGGACTCGTCATCACCAATAACTTCGATCAGATCGTGTGGTCAACGCCGAGCCTTGACTCTCCTGTTGCATTCCTTCAACTTGATGACTCGGGAAATCTCATTCTGCTTGATCAACAAAACATTTCGTTATGGGAAAGTTTCAACTACCCTACTGACACTCTC TGGAATGGGATGACGTATTGGCAGTTGTCAATGGATAACCAAGCTTTCAAGGAGTCGAATGTGCTGATGTCTTTCATGGCGGTTAATGGCAGCGGTTTATATTGGGTCGGAGATGATGGTTCAACCATAGTCTTTAAGGTGCCATTGGCTCCTATTGATGCTGCAGGATTGGAGTTTATATATGCAAAGTTGGGGTCCAATGGGAAGTTCACCATTAGCAGCTTTGATGGGAACAATTTGATCCCGAACTTACAAATTCCAGTTGAAAATTGTAGAACTCCATCTATTTGTGAGAAAATCGGTTTCTGCAACGGTGACAAAAGGCCCGAAACCTGTTTATGCCCATCAGCTTTCCACAATGGAATCGATGGTTGTGTGCCAATTAATCCTTTGCTCACTTTGCCTAAAGCTTGCAATACCAGTAATTCTTATGGTAATGAAACCAATAATCAGGTTTCCTATATGGAAATAGGGGATGCCATAGACTATTTCTCGACGAATTTCATAGAGCCACTAAGTCAACGAATCAGTTTATTGAACTGTCAACTGCTATGCTCTCGGAACTGTTCTTGCTTAGGGGTTCTCTATGGAAATTCTTCCGGTTCTTGTTATCCGATTTGGAACAATGTCGGATCCATCTTTTCAAGCACCTTTGGTCTTGGCCAAGACTTTTCAGGCTACGTAAAGGCCATGACTCTATCTTCTAATATAAACCTGAGCTCTAAGACCGATACTGATAATAAATTCTCAGTACTGGGTTCGGTCCTAATACCTTCATTAGGGACTCTTGTACTGGTTGTCCTTGTTATAGGATTCTCATGGTGGAAAACAAGAAAATGGCATTCCAGAGCTGCAGTAGTAAGATTAGGCTCGAAAGCCTCATTTTCAATGGAGATCGATTTACTATCTATTGCAGGTTTACCGGTTAAGTTCGAGTACGAGGAGCTTGCAACTGCAACAGACAACTTCACAACACAAATCGGTAGCGGTGGATTTGGAACTGTTTACAGAGGTGTTTTGCCAGATGAATCAGTTGTGGCAGTGAAAAGGATCACCAATTTGGGAGTTGAAGGAAAGAAGGATTTTTGCACTGAGATAGCAATCATAGGAAACATTCACCATATCAATCTTGTTAAACTGAAAGGATTTTGCTTGCAAGGCAAGCAACGGTTTCTGGTATTAGAATACATGAACAAGGGATCATTGGACCATGTTATCTTCAATAATGAATCGGTTCTCGAATGGAAAGAAAGATTCAAGATTGCAGTCGGAACCGCAAGGGGACTTGCTTATTTGCACAGTGGGTGCCAACACAAGATAATCCATTGTGATGTGAAACCAGAAAACATTCTGCTACACGAAGAAAATTTACACCAAAATTTACAAGTGAAGATATCAGATTTTGGGATTTCGAAGCTTCTAACACCTGAACAGTCGAACCTTCTTACGACATTGAGGGGAACTCGAGGATATCTAGCTCCCGAATGGCTAACAAGCTCGGGTATATCAGAAAAGAGCGACGTTTTCAGTTATGGGATGGTTTTACTTGAAATTGTGAGAGGAAGAAGGAATTTCTCCATACAACCTTGTGCGCCATTATCGGGTACGGAGCTCAAGAGACTGTATTTCCCATTACTGGCATTAGAAATGCATGAGCAGAAGAGATATATGGAGCTTGTGGATCCAAAATTGAACGGAAGGGCTGAGAGTGATGAGGTTGAGAGACTTGTACAAGTGGCCTTATGCTGCGTGCAGATGCAACCATGGCAGAGGCCGACTATGTCAAATGTGGTCGGCATGTTGGAAGGGAGTCTGCCAGTTGAGCAGCCGAGAATTGAATCATTGAACTTTTTGCGAATCTACGGCGGAAGATATGCTTCAGTATTGACCACTTCCACCGATGGATGCAATGAGCAAAATGAGTTCATTATGGACTATCATCAGTCATCAAATGACTGCTAG
- the LOC105790162 gene encoding 26S proteasome regulatory subunit RPN13 produces the protein MGSSFGEAFPAMQETLLEFRAGKMMLEGKRVVPDTRKGLIRIARGEEGLVHFQWLDRTQNAIEDDQIIFPDEAVFEKVNQASGRVYILKFNTDDRKFFFWMQEPKAEDDSQLCCAVNNFINQPLELGVDETDASEPLQASEDMVEDDISSRAGNLTLTNLGAEAISDVTSSSGPVKLEDLQRILSSIGPAEVAGEPDGGLGLDDILKPDLIMPLIETLSLEERLASYLPEGQWTPEDLLELLQSPPFRQQVDSFTYVLRTGQIDLSQFGIDPSKYKFTVLSFLEALEDSVSKTSGETQDEKDVRPQSCNRNDPMDESK, from the exons ATGGGTTCGTCTTTCGGTGAAGCTTTTCCAGCAATGCAG GAAACTTTGCTGGAGTTTCGTGCTGGTAAAATGATGTTGGAAGGAAAAAGGGTTGTCCCTGATACACGTAAAGGGCTCATTCGCATAGCTAGG GGTGAGGAGGGACTGGTTCATTTTCAGTGGCTTGATCGGACTCAAAATGCTATAGAAGAT GATCAGATTATTTTTCCCGATGAGGCTGTTTTTGAGAAG GTTAATCAAGCATCAGGCAGGGTTTACATATTAAAGTTCAATACCGACGACCGGAAGTTCTTTTTCTGGATGCAG GAGCCGAAAGCTGAAGATGACTCACAATTATGTTGCGCGGTCAATAATTTCATCAATCAACCATTAG AACTTGGTGTAGATGAGACTGATGCTTCTGAGCCTTTGCAAGCGTCTGAAGACATGGTTGAAGATGATATTTCATCAAG AGCTGGAAACTTGACTCTTACAAACTTAGGTGCTGAAGCGATTAGTGATGTAACCTCTTCATCAGGGCCAGTTAAATTGGAAGACTTGCAAAGAATACTGAGCAGTATTGGTCCAGCAG AGGTAGCTGGTGAGCCAGATGgag GCTTGGGGTTGGATGATATTTTGAAGCCAGATTTGATAATGCCATTAATTGAGACATTGTCATTGGAAGAGCGATTAGCTTCATATTTACCAGAG GGTCAATGGACACCTGAGGATTTGTTAGAGTTGCTGCAGAGTCCTCCTTTCCGTCAACAAGTAGATTCATTTACCTAC GTACTTCGAACCGGACAGATAGATTTGTCTCAGTTCGGTATTGATCCAAGTAAAT ATAAGTTCACCGTTTTATCTTTCCTTGAGGCACTTGAAGATTCTGTTTCCAAAACTTCCGGAGAAACACAAGATGAAAAAGATGTAAGACCTCAATCCTGTAACCGTAATGACCCCATGGATGAGAGCAAGTGA